In Flavobacterium cerinum, one genomic interval encodes:
- a CDS encoding AsmA family protein, with product MLKKILKGFGIFLLLSIITLAAVPFLFKDKIKELVAKAINENVDAKVAFEDVDLSLFKSFPNANVTIDKISIINKAPFEGDTLFYSGEVNLKMSIKELFKKDGEAMKIDGFYSKDGIVNIIFNKDGIGNFDIALKDQAEDKPSDSKPFALNLKKYEIENLRFTYFDEKSKIKMVVDSLNHEGTGNFAAQKLDLVTKSSAKLSLDMDKMNYMKNVSLNLDAVLGIDLDKQQYTFKENKALINQLPLEFDGFIQMVEKGQVFDLKFKTPTSSFKNFLGLVPEAYAGNLNTVKTTGDFKVDGTVKGVLTDTTIPKFNIEIASNNASFQYPDLPKSVQDIVIDTHIVNETGLMNDTYVNLDKLSFRIDKDVFNAKANIKNIAQNALVNAELKGIVNLANVTKAYPVKLEQPLSGILKADVVTKFDMKSVETSQYQNIQNAGNISLTGFNYAGPELAKPIQIKQATVAFNPNQIRLNQLDAVTGKSDIKVTGTLDNFYGFVFKKQVLKGNFDMNSNQLLVSDFMTPTKPEATQAKAAAPKEAVKIPAFLDCSITAKANTVVYDNLTLKAVSGKMIIKDEAVKLENVKTNMFDGQIGVDGMVSTKGAVPKFDMNLGLNAVDISKSFTQLDMLKSIAPIAGVINGKLNSTIKLSGNLDAKEMTPDLKTISGDLLGQLLSTSINAKNSNLLNALDGNLKFIDLDKLNLNNLKAHLSFDNGKVNVKPFDIKYQDIKVTVGGQHGFDQSMNYNLKFDVPAKYLGADVSKLLAKLSPSDVNKLESVPINAVLTGNFKNPKVTTDLNQAVTNISNQLIQQQKDKLINQGTGALENLLGGGKKNTGTGTTTTTDTTKTKPKDDIKNAATNAIKGLFGKKKKEE from the coding sequence ATGTTAAAGAAAATCCTAAAAGGTTTCGGTATTTTTTTACTGTTATCGATAATCACGCTGGCTGCTGTTCCGTTTTTATTTAAGGATAAAATTAAGGAACTGGTTGCGAAAGCCATTAATGAAAATGTAGATGCAAAGGTAGCTTTTGAAGATGTCGATCTGAGTCTGTTTAAAAGCTTTCCGAACGCGAATGTTACGATCGATAAGATCAGTATCATCAATAAAGCACCGTTTGAAGGGGATACACTTTTTTATTCCGGTGAAGTAAATCTGAAAATGTCAATTAAAGAGCTGTTTAAAAAAGACGGCGAAGCTATGAAAATTGACGGATTTTACTCAAAAGACGGAATTGTTAATATCATTTTTAATAAAGACGGAATCGGGAATTTTGATATCGCACTAAAAGATCAGGCGGAAGATAAACCATCCGATAGCAAACCGTTTGCATTAAATCTGAAGAAATACGAAATCGAAAACTTACGCTTTACGTATTTTGATGAGAAGTCGAAAATCAAAATGGTAGTCGATAGCCTGAACCATGAAGGAACAGGGAATTTTGCAGCTCAAAAGCTGGATTTGGTTACAAAGTCTTCTGCAAAATTGTCGTTAGACATGGATAAGATGAACTATATGAAAAATGTATCGTTGAATCTGGATGCGGTTTTGGGAATCGATTTAGATAAACAACAGTATACGTTTAAGGAGAATAAGGCGCTTATTAACCAGTTGCCGTTGGAATTTGACGGATTCATCCAAATGGTAGAAAAAGGACAGGTTTTTGACCTGAAATTTAAAACACCGACATCTTCATTTAAAAACTTTTTAGGGTTAGTTCCGGAAGCCTATGCGGGTAACTTGAATACGGTAAAAACAACCGGAGATTTTAAAGTCGACGGAACAGTGAAAGGAGTGTTAACAGATACTACAATACCGAAGTTTAATATTGAGATTGCGTCAAACAACGCGTCGTTCCAATATCCGGACTTGCCGAAATCGGTACAGGATATTGTGATTGATACGCATATTGTAAACGAAACCGGATTGATGAACGATACATATGTGAATCTTGATAAATTGTCGTTCCGAATTGATAAGGATGTTTTTAATGCAAAAGCGAATATTAAAAATATTGCTCAAAATGCTTTGGTGAATGCGGAGTTAAAAGGAATTGTCAATCTGGCGAATGTAACAAAAGCCTATCCGGTTAAACTGGAGCAACCATTATCGGGAATCCTAAAAGCAGATGTTGTTACGAAGTTTGATATGAAATCAGTAGAAACCAGTCAGTATCAAAATATCCAGAATGCGGGTAATATTAGTCTGACCGGATTTAACTACGCCGGACCGGAATTAGCAAAACCGATTCAAATCAAACAAGCTACGGTTGCGTTTAATCCGAATCAGATTCGCTTAAATCAATTGGATGCGGTAACCGGAAAATCAGATATTAAAGTAACCGGAACACTGGATAATTTCTATGGATTTGTGTTTAAAAAACAAGTGCTAAAAGGAAATTTCGATATGAATTCGAATCAGTTGCTGGTGTCAGATTTTATGACGCCGACGAAACCGGAAGCAACTCAGGCTAAAGCAGCTGCGCCTAAAGAAGCGGTAAAAATCCCTGCCTTTTTGGATTGTAGTATCACGGCAAAAGCAAATACAGTGGTGTATGATAACCTGACGTTAAAAGCGGTTTCAGGTAAGATGATTATTAAAGATGAAGCCGTAAAACTGGAGAATGTAAAAACCAATATGTTTGACGGACAAATTGGAGTAGATGGTATGGTGTCGACGAAAGGAGCAGTGCCGAAGTTTGATATGAATCTGGGCTTAAATGCGGTTGATATTTCGAAGTCGTTTACACAATTGGATATGTTGAAATCGATTGCGCCGATTGCAGGTGTGATCAACGGAAAATTAAATTCAACAATCAAATTGTCGGGTAACCTTGATGCTAAAGAAATGACACCGGATTTAAAAACGATTTCGGGAGATTTGTTAGGACAGTTATTGTCGACGTCAATTAATGCGAAAAACTCGAATTTGTTGAATGCATTGGATGGAAATTTGAAATTTATTGATTTGGATAAATTAAATCTGAATAACCTGAAAGCACATTTGTCTTTTGATAACGGAAAAGTGAATGTGAAGCCGTTTGATATCAAATATCAGGATATTAAAGTGACGGTTGGCGGACAACATGGATTTGATCAGTCAATGAATTATAATCTGAAATTTGATGTGCCGGCGAAATACTTAGGGGCGGATGTGAGTAAATTGTTGGCTAAATTATCGCCTTCGGATGTTAATAAACTGGAAAGTGTGCCGATTAATGCAGTATTGACCGGAAATTTTAAAAATCCTAAAGTTACTACAGATTTGAATCAGGCAGTTACCAATATCTCGAATCAGTTGATTCAACAGCAAAAAGATAAGCTGATTAATCAGGGAACGGGCGCTTTGGAAAACTTGTTGGGTGGCGGTAAAAAGAATACCGGAACCGGGACAACAACGACGACCGATACAACAAAAACAAAACCGAAAGACGATATTAAAAATGCAGCAACAAATGCTATAAAAGGACTCTTCGGGAAAAAGAAAAAAGAGGAATAA
- a CDS encoding DUF2797 domain-containing protein, with amino-acid sequence MQYDGVLTKMQTEIGSPIQYYLVFENSFLNINQLLNKEMEIAFQGYQCLNCGKKKKIFRQGFCYDCFMSSASAGDWIMKPELSTAHLDIEDRDLEYEKKVQLQPHIVYLALSSEVKVGVTRKTQVPTRWIDQGAIEAVPIVEVPNRYLAGITEVALKDHFSDKTNWRKMLQNEVPSIDILAERNKLEPLLPNEVKPYFAENPEKLYHLDYPVLQYPKKVNSLSLDKTPVFNGRLTGVKGQYLIFEDGTVFNVRTFEGYVVKITL; translated from the coding sequence ATGCAATACGATGGCGTACTGACGAAAATGCAAACGGAAATCGGAAGTCCGATTCAATATTACCTTGTTTTTGAAAACAGCTTTTTGAATATCAACCAATTACTAAATAAAGAAATGGAAATTGCTTTTCAGGGCTATCAGTGTCTGAACTGCGGTAAGAAAAAAAAGATTTTCAGACAAGGCTTTTGTTATGACTGTTTTATGTCGAGTGCATCGGCGGGTGATTGGATTATGAAACCGGAACTCAGCACTGCCCATCTGGACATTGAAGACCGTGATTTGGAATACGAGAAAAAAGTCCAGTTACAGCCTCATATTGTATACCTGGCTTTATCAAGTGAAGTAAAAGTAGGCGTTACCCGTAAAACTCAGGTTCCGACACGATGGATTGATCAGGGCGCCATTGAAGCCGTTCCGATCGTAGAAGTTCCGAATCGCTACCTCGCCGGAATTACGGAAGTTGCTCTGAAAGATCATTTTTCAGATAAAACAAACTGGCGTAAAATGCTACAGAATGAAGTTCCGTCAATCGATATTCTAGCCGAACGCAACAAACTGGAACCTCTTTTACCTAATGAAGTAAAACCCTATTTTGCCGAAAATCCGGAAAAATTATACCATCTGGATTATCCCGTTTTACAGTATCCTAAAAAAGTAAACAGCCTAAGTCTGGACAAAACACCGGTTTTCAACGGTCGATTAACCGGAGTCAAAGGACAATATCTGATTTTTGAAGACGGAACCGTTTTCAATGTCCGAACCTTTGAAGGCTATGTTGTTAAAATAACATTATAA
- a CDS encoding GH3 auxin-responsive promoter family protein, protein MALTIINSIASWILKKRIHQMELFLKYPNEVQEELLFSLLRTAEPTIVGHKYGFSSIRSYKTFTERVPVSTYEELEPLIERTRKGEQNVFWNTPIKWFAKSSGTTNAKSKFIPVSNEALEDCHYKASKDLLCLYLNNNENSQLFTGKSLRLGGSKQLYEDNNTFFGDLSAILIDNMPFWAEFSSTPSNKVSLMSEWESKIQAIIHETVMENVTSFAGVPSWMLVLLNRVLEETGKNNLIELWPNVEVYFHGGVSFEPYREQYKRLLPKEDFRYYEIYNASEGFFAIQDLNNSNDLLLMLDYGIFYEFIPMDTFGTPDQKVIRLSEVQLNKNYAVVITTNSGLWRYLIGDTVRFTSLNPYRIKVTGRTKHHINVFGEELMVENTDRAISKACQETNSEVIDYTVAPVFMKGREKGAHEWMIEFRRKPDNIELFRQKLDEALQGLNSDYEAKRYNNMTLNPLVLNVARPNLFYDWLKEQDKLGGQHKIPRLSNSREYLDRLKALQYIQMD, encoded by the coding sequence ATGGCCTTAACAATAATTAATTCAATTGCTTCCTGGATACTGAAAAAACGAATTCATCAAATGGAATTGTTCCTGAAATATCCGAATGAAGTTCAGGAGGAGCTGTTGTTTAGTTTATTGCGAACAGCAGAACCGACTATTGTAGGGCATAAATATGGTTTCTCATCAATAAGAAGTTATAAAACATTTACCGAGCGCGTTCCGGTGTCGACTTATGAGGAGTTGGAGCCGTTAATAGAAAGAACACGTAAAGGTGAACAAAATGTATTTTGGAATACACCTATAAAATGGTTTGCCAAATCCAGCGGAACTACAAACGCGAAAAGTAAATTTATTCCGGTAAGTAATGAAGCGCTGGAAGATTGTCATTATAAGGCAAGTAAAGACCTGCTTTGTTTGTATTTAAATAATAATGAAAACTCACAATTGTTTACCGGGAAAAGTCTTCGTTTGGGCGGAAGTAAACAGCTGTATGAAGATAATAATACCTTTTTCGGAGATTTATCAGCAATCCTGATTGATAATATGCCGTTTTGGGCGGAATTCAGTAGTACGCCGAGTAATAAAGTGTCGCTGATGAGTGAATGGGAATCGAAAATTCAGGCGATTATTCATGAAACGGTTATGGAAAATGTGACCAGTTTTGCAGGGGTACCTTCCTGGATGTTGGTATTGCTAAACCGGGTTCTGGAAGAAACGGGGAAAAATAATCTTATAGAGCTTTGGCCTAACGTTGAGGTGTATTTTCACGGAGGTGTTAGTTTTGAGCCGTACCGCGAACAATATAAACGATTATTGCCGAAAGAAGATTTTCGTTATTATGAAATTTACAATGCATCGGAAGGCTTCTTTGCGATTCAGGATTTGAATAATTCCAATGATCTGTTGCTGATGCTGGATTATGGAATCTTTTATGAGTTTATCCCGATGGATACATTCGGAACTCCGGATCAAAAGGTAATTCGTTTGTCGGAAGTGCAGTTGAATAAAAACTACGCTGTCGTGATTACAACGAATTCCGGATTGTGGCGTTACCTTATTGGAGATACGGTGCGTTTTACTTCTTTAAATCCGTATCGCATTAAAGTGACCGGAAGAACCAAGCACCATATCAATGTATTCGGAGAGGAATTAATGGTTGAAAATACGGATAGAGCTATTTCGAAAGCTTGTCAGGAGACCAATTCTGAAGTAATTGATTATACTGTGGCGCCGGTTTTTATGAAGGGACGTGAAAAAGGAGCGCATGAGTGGATGATTGAGTTTCGTAGAAAACCGGACAATATCGAATTGTTTCGTCAGAAGTTAGATGAAGCATTACAAGGGTTAAATTCGGATTATGAAGCGAAACGTTACAATAATATGACACTCAATCCGTTAGTGTTGAATGTGGCACGTCCTAATCTTTTCTATGATTGGTTAAAAGAACAAGATAAATTGGGCGGACAACATAAAATTCCGAGATTGTCAAATAGCAGAGAATACCTGGACAGACTCAAAGCCTTACAATACATTCAAATGGATTAA
- a CDS encoding S46 family peptidase → MKLLRLLVVLFVLPVYAQQGGMWIPSLLKGMNEKEMKNLGMKISAADIYDVNKSSLKDAVPHFNGGCTSEVISSKGLLLTNHHCGYGEIQSHSTIDHDYLTNGFWAMKQEDELPNKDLEVTFIVKIEDVTNKVLEGVAALTSEADKQKKIQENIGILSRTLPKESYQENKIRTFYDGNQYILFVTETYKDVRLVGAPPSSIGKFGSDTDNWVWPRHTGDFSLFRIYADKNNRPAAYSKDNVPYKPKHFFPVSIKGVKENDFTMVMGYPGRTQEYLPSYAVAQIVNDLNPAKIEVRDAALKVQDGFMRKDNAIKIQYASKYASIANYWKKWIGETKGLKKSNAIAIKQKFEQEFQDKVSKSGKQSEYGTLLADFKKTYDEIAPYALSRDYYMEVVLRNTELLSVGYRLYQLEQLYNAKGEQAFNDRKNNMVTGFEDLYKDFNAGVDEKVFEQLIALYATKSPKQFLPASLVNADTKKLTEEIYGKSKLTSYNGIKDLLNGDAKTVLEKINQDKGYQLVKTMADSYNKNVAPKYDELNLKNIALQRTYMKAILELFPNSRLFPDANSTLRVTYGKVKGYNPSDAVIYEPMTYLEGVMEKYIPGDYEFDVPAKLISLYNTKDFGPYAEKGRMPVCFIGTNHTTGGNSGSPALDAEGNLIGLNFDRVWEGTMSDIHYDPAICRNIMVDIRYVLFIIDKYAGAKHLVDEMKIVQNKKK, encoded by the coding sequence ATGAAGCTTTTAAGACTACTTGTCGTATTGTTCGTTTTACCCGTTTACGCACAACAGGGCGGAATGTGGATTCCTTCTCTTTTAAAAGGAATGAACGAAAAAGAGATGAAAAACTTAGGGATGAAAATATCGGCAGCCGATATTTATGATGTCAACAAATCAAGTTTAAAAGATGCCGTTCCTCATTTTAACGGTGGCTGTACATCAGAAGTGATCTCTTCAAAAGGTTTATTATTAACCAACCACCATTGCGGATACGGTGAAATCCAATCCCACTCTACTATTGATCATGACTACCTGACAAATGGGTTTTGGGCAATGAAACAAGAGGATGAATTACCGAACAAAGATCTTGAGGTTACTTTTATTGTTAAAATAGAAGATGTAACCAATAAAGTATTAGAAGGTGTTGCCGCCCTTACGAGTGAGGCCGACAAACAGAAAAAAATTCAGGAAAACATCGGTATTTTAAGCAGAACATTACCGAAAGAATCTTACCAGGAAAACAAAATCCGTACGTTCTATGACGGAAATCAATATATATTATTTGTAACGGAAACCTATAAAGATGTTCGTTTGGTTGGTGCTCCGCCATCATCAATCGGAAAATTCGGATCGGATACTGATAACTGGGTTTGGCCACGTCATACCGGTGATTTCTCTTTATTCCGTATTTATGCCGACAAAAACAATCGTCCGGCAGCTTATTCAAAAGACAATGTACCTTACAAACCGAAGCATTTCTTCCCGGTTTCTATAAAAGGAGTTAAAGAAAACGATTTCACAATGGTAATGGGTTATCCGGGACGTACTCAGGAATACCTTCCGTCGTATGCAGTAGCACAAATTGTAAACGATCTTAATCCGGCTAAAATCGAAGTACGTGATGCTGCCTTAAAAGTTCAGGATGGTTTTATGCGTAAAGACAATGCGATCAAAATACAGTATGCTTCTAAATATGCAAGCATTGCCAACTACTGGAAAAAATGGATCGGTGAGACTAAAGGTTTAAAAAAATCCAACGCTATAGCAATCAAACAAAAGTTTGAGCAGGAATTTCAGGATAAAGTTTCTAAATCCGGAAAACAATCGGAATACGGTACTTTATTAGCCGATTTCAAAAAGACATACGATGAAATTGCGCCTTATGCATTAAGTCGTGACTACTATATGGAGGTTGTTCTTCGAAATACCGAATTATTAAGTGTAGGATACCGTTTATACCAATTGGAACAGCTTTACAATGCTAAAGGTGAGCAAGCCTTCAACGATCGTAAAAACAATATGGTTACCGGTTTTGAAGACTTATATAAAGATTTCAACGCTGGTGTTGATGAAAAAGTTTTCGAACAATTAATTGCTTTATACGCTACCAAATCTCCAAAACAGTTTTTACCGGCTAGTTTAGTGAATGCAGACACTAAAAAACTTACCGAGGAAATATACGGTAAATCGAAATTAACCAGCTATAACGGAATAAAAGATTTATTAAACGGAGACGCAAAAACGGTACTCGAAAAAATCAACCAGGATAAAGGATATCAGTTGGTAAAAACTATGGCCGACAGTTACAACAAAAACGTAGCTCCGAAATACGATGAATTAAACCTTAAAAACATCGCTTTACAACGTACCTATATGAAAGCTATTCTGGAATTATTCCCGAACAGTCGATTATTCCCGGATGCTAACAGTACGCTACGTGTTACTTACGGTAAAGTAAAAGGATACAATCCGAGTGATGCAGTGATCTACGAACCGATGACTTATCTTGAGGGTGTAATGGAAAAATACATTCCGGGTGATTACGAATTTGACGTTCCTGCGAAGTTAATTTCATTATACAACACTAAAGATTTTGGTCCGTATGCAGAAAAAGGTCGTATGCCGGTATGTTTTATCGGTACCAACCACACCACAGGAGGTAATTCCGGAAGCCCTGCTTTAGATGCTGAAGGAAACCTTATCGGGTTAAATTTTGACCGTGTTTGGGAAGGAACTATGAGTGATATTCACTACGATCCTGCGATTTGCCGCAATATTATGGTCGATATTCGCTATGTTTTGTTCATTATTGACAAATATGCGGGTGCAAAACACCTTGTTGACGAGATGAAAATCGTTCAAAACAAGAAAAAATAA
- a CDS encoding GNAT family N-acetyltransferase gives MSTQFKPLEQQHIPDIVTMMQDFYAIDNYPIDIETSKNLFEEFLRNDNLGKAWLIYSDAILIGYVIVTFIFSFEYKGRYAFLDELYLSEKARGKGIGKQAIQFIKEEALKLKLKVLYLEVENHNEKAQKLYLAQNFTLHNRKIMKYIVA, from the coding sequence ATGAGTACCCAGTTTAAACCCTTAGAACAACAGCATATTCCTGATATCGTTACGATGATGCAGGATTTTTATGCAATTGACAATTACCCGATTGATATTGAAACGTCTAAAAATCTTTTCGAAGAATTTTTACGTAATGATAATCTGGGAAAGGCCTGGCTTATTTATTCCGACGCTATACTGATAGGCTATGTTATTGTCACTTTTATATTCAGTTTCGAATACAAAGGACGTTATGCTTTTTTGGATGAATTATACCTCTCTGAAAAAGCACGTGGTAAAGGAATCGGAAAACAGGCGATTCAGTTTATTAAAGAAGAAGCTCTTAAATTAAAGTTAAAAGTGCTTTATCTGGAAGTCGAAAACCATAACGAAAAGGCTCAAAAATTGTATCTTGCCCAGAATTTTACGTTACATAACCGTAAAATAATGAAATACATTGTTGCATAA
- a CDS encoding 3-deoxy-D-manno-octulosonic acid transferase, which yields MFFLYDLLVRIAGFLIRLIALISPKIKLFTEGRKTVFSTLESAIHPTDKTIWFHSASLGEYEQGLPVMEKIKAHYPTHKIVLTFFSPSGYEVRKNNPIADVTVYLPLDTRKNAKRFIASVHPDLAFFIKYEYWPNYLDLLHQQQIPTYLVSGIFREKQSFFKWYGSFYRNALKSFRYFFVQNEKSKQLLHSIGFTNVKITGDTRFDRVAAILERDNTLDYIENFKNETTTIVIGSSWPKDESLLVNYINQCTDNVKFIIAPHNIKPDQIQELKKSITRKVVLYSEKEQATDLSSYTVFIIDTIGILTKIYSYADIAYVGGGFGKPGVHNILEPATFGIPIVIGPNFSHFAEAIALVNMEGCISISNQKELNEAFSNLIQNDDIRYEKGHICSTFVQMNQNATNSIVNHIKNEYPV from the coding sequence ATGTTTTTTTTATATGATTTACTGGTTCGCATAGCCGGTTTCCTGATCCGGTTAATTGCATTGATAAGTCCGAAAATCAAGCTTTTTACCGAAGGTCGAAAAACCGTTTTCTCAACATTGGAATCGGCTATACACCCTACCGATAAAACAATTTGGTTCCACTCGGCGTCATTAGGCGAATACGAGCAAGGCTTACCGGTGATGGAAAAAATCAAAGCACACTATCCGACCCATAAAATCGTATTGACTTTTTTTTCTCCCTCCGGATATGAAGTTCGAAAGAACAATCCGATAGCCGATGTAACCGTTTATTTACCGTTGGACACCCGTAAAAACGCTAAACGTTTTATAGCAAGCGTACATCCGGATCTGGCCTTTTTTATCAAATACGAATACTGGCCTAATTATCTGGATTTACTACATCAACAACAGATCCCTACGTATCTTGTTTCCGGCATCTTCCGCGAAAAGCAGTCCTTTTTTAAATGGTACGGTTCTTTTTACCGGAATGCTTTGAAAAGTTTCCGTTACTTTTTTGTACAAAATGAAAAATCCAAACAACTATTGCACAGCATTGGCTTTACGAATGTAAAAATAACCGGTGATACCCGTTTTGACAGAGTGGCTGCGATTTTGGAACGGGACAACACTTTGGATTATATTGAAAATTTCAAAAACGAAACCACCACAATCGTAATCGGCAGTTCATGGCCAAAAGATGAAAGCCTACTGGTGAACTATATCAATCAATGTACTGACAATGTCAAATTTATCATTGCGCCACACAACATAAAACCCGATCAGATTCAGGAATTAAAGAAAAGCATTACCCGCAAAGTGGTTTTATATTCCGAAAAAGAACAGGCTACCGACTTAAGTTCCTATACCGTTTTTATTATCGATACGATAGGCATTCTAACCAAAATTTACAGTTATGCCGACATCGCTTATGTGGGCGGTGGTTTTGGAAAACCCGGTGTACACAATATTCTGGAACCGGCTACATTTGGCATCCCGATTGTTATCGGTCCGAATTTCTCCCATTTTGCAGAAGCTATAGCACTAGTCAACATGGAAGGCTGTATCTCGATTTCCAATCAGAAAGAACTTAATGAAGCTTTTTCCAATCTGATTCAAAACGATGATATCCGATATGAAAAAGGCCACATCTGTAGCACGTTTGTACAAATGAATCAAAATGCGACCAACAGCATTGTAAACCATATAAAAAATGAGTACCCAGTTTAA
- a CDS encoding DegT/DnrJ/EryC1/StrS family aminotransferase yields MKKIQMVDLKGQYEQIKEVVNQSIQEVLDTTAFINGPQVHQFQKALEAYLDVKHVIPCANGTDALQIAMMGLGLQPGDEVITADFTFAATVEVIALLQLTPVLVDVDAATFNISVEAIKKAITPKTKAIVPVHMFGQAANMEEIMALATEHNLYVIEDNAQAIGADYLYADGTKKKVGTIGHVASTSFFPSKNLGCYGDGGAIFTNDDELAYKLRGIVNHGMYVRYHHDVVGVNSRLDSIQAAVLNTKLPKLDEYNDARQLAAEKYDAAFAGHANIITPLVKGEKGSHVFHQYTLRILNADRNALMQHLIDKGIPCAIYYPIPLHSQKAYADSRYNEADFPVTNELVNEVISLPMHTELDDEQIKFITDSVLEFLK; encoded by the coding sequence ATGAAAAAAATACAAATGGTTGATCTTAAGGGTCAATACGAACAAATAAAAGAGGTGGTGAACCAATCAATCCAGGAAGTGCTGGATACAACGGCATTTATAAACGGTCCGCAGGTTCATCAGTTTCAAAAAGCATTGGAAGCGTATCTGGATGTTAAACACGTTATTCCGTGTGCCAATGGTACCGATGCTTTACAAATTGCCATGATGGGGTTGGGTTTACAACCGGGTGATGAAGTAATTACAGCTGATTTTACTTTTGCCGCTACGGTAGAAGTTATCGCCTTACTACAGTTAACACCGGTTTTGGTGGATGTCGATGCTGCTACTTTTAATATTTCGGTTGAAGCGATTAAAAAAGCAATCACACCAAAAACAAAAGCAATCGTTCCGGTACATATGTTCGGACAAGCAGCCAATATGGAGGAAATTATGGCTTTGGCTACTGAACATAATTTATATGTAATTGAAGACAATGCACAGGCTATCGGAGCGGATTACCTATATGCTGACGGTACAAAAAAGAAAGTTGGAACTATCGGGCATGTGGCGTCAACTTCTTTCTTCCCGTCTAAAAACTTAGGCTGTTATGGTGATGGTGGTGCTATCTTTACAAATGATGATGAACTGGCCTATAAATTACGCGGAATTGTAAACCACGGAATGTATGTGCGATATCACCATGATGTAGTAGGAGTGAATTCCCGTTTGGATAGTATTCAGGCCGCAGTTTTAAATACGAAGTTGCCGAAATTGGACGAATATAACGACGCCCGACAGTTGGCGGCTGAAAAGTATGATGCTGCTTTTGCCGGACATGCAAATATTATTACACCTTTGGTTAAAGGAGAAAAAGGAAGTCATGTATTTCATCAATATACACTGCGAATTTTAAATGCCGACAGAAATGCGTTGATGCAACATCTGATCGATAAAGGAATTCCGTGTGCAATTTATTACCCGATTCCGTTACACAGTCAGAAAGCATATGCCGATAGCCGTTATAATGAAGCGGATTTTCCGGTAACAAATGAATTGGTAAATGAAGTGATTTCGTTACCGATGCATACAGAACTGGATGATGAGCAGATTAAATTTATTACTGACAGCGTATTGGAGTTTTTAAAATAA
- the galE gene encoding UDP-glucose 4-epimerase GalE produces the protein MKVVVTGGLGFIGSHTVVELHRRGFEVIIVDNLSNSSVDVLTGIEKITGSKPIFEQIDLRDKAVVSAFFKRYDDIAGVIHFAASKAVGESVENPLLYYENNIASLVYLLQELQKKKEARFIFSSSCTVYGQAEKMPITECASVQPAMSPYGNTKRVGEEIITDVAKVSGINAILLRYFNPIGAHETAEIGELPVGVPQNLVPFITQTAIGIRPELSVYGNDYPTIDGTCIRDYIHVVDLAKAHVVALQRLLDNKNESKVEIFNVGTGKGSTVLEVIRTFEKVSGKPLPYKIVGRREGDIIEAYANTDKANTVLGWKAESTLEEALTSAWKWEQKVRNI, from the coding sequence ATGAAAGTAGTAGTTACCGGAGGTTTAGGTTTTATAGGATCACATACGGTAGTGGAATTGCACCGCCGGGGTTTTGAAGTTATAATTGTCGATAACTTGTCGAATTCATCTGTGGATGTTTTAACGGGAATCGAAAAAATAACCGGAAGCAAACCGATATTCGAGCAAATTGATTTACGCGATAAAGCGGTTGTTAGTGCTTTTTTTAAACGCTATGACGATATTGCAGGCGTAATTCATTTTGCGGCATCGAAAGCGGTTGGTGAAAGTGTGGAAAATCCATTGCTGTATTACGAAAACAATATTGCTTCATTGGTGTATTTATTACAGGAGTTGCAGAAGAAAAAAGAAGCCCGTTTTATTTTTAGTTCATCGTGTACGGTTTATGGTCAGGCAGAAAAAATGCCGATCACGGAATGTGCATCTGTACAACCGGCCATGTCGCCCTACGGAAATACCAAACGGGTAGGAGAGGAAATTATCACTGATGTAGCGAAAGTATCGGGAATCAATGCGATTTTATTGCGCTATTTTAATCCGATAGGAGCACATGAAACAGCTGAAATAGGAGAATTACCGGTTGGCGTTCCGCAGAATCTGGTTCCTTTTATTACGCAAACGGCAATCGGTATCCGACCGGAATTATCGGTTTATGGGAATGATTACCCAACGATCGACGGAACTTGTATACGGGATTATATCCATGTGGTTGATCTGGCAAAAGCACACGTAGTCGCTTTGCAAAGATTACTGGATAATAAAAACGAAAGTAAAGTAGAGATTTTTAATGTCGGAACCGGAAAAGGAAGTACGGTGTTAGAAGTGATTCGTACTTTTGAAAAAGTTAGCGGTAAGCCGCTTCCTTATAAGATTGTCGGTAGACGTGAAGGTGATATTATCGAAGCCTATGCCAATACGGATAAAGCGAATACCGTTTTAGGATGGAAAGCAGAATCAACATTAGAAGAGGCGCTGACATCTGCCTGGAAATGGGAACAGAAAGTCCGAAACATATAA